One Fulvia fulva chromosome 8, complete sequence DNA window includes the following coding sequences:
- a CDS encoding Mannan polymerase II complex ANP1 subunit, with protein sequence MLPSYVSSAQQEKKMNRHAYAANGYQKGGSGAYPMGSERSGSFSIRPDKYEKYQPRSQRTMLLRRRNMLLRLFGIIFLVLLSLMYFFDALRPCGLLALVGLGSLAGCSTGDEFNIETVRYYDLANVGGTSRGWEREERILLCAPLRDAAPHLPMFFSHLRNLTYPHNLIDLAFLVGDSKDDTLTLLSDLLAGLQASATENPKMPFGEISVIEKDFGQKVNQDVESRHGFAAQASRRKSMAQARNWLLSAALRPTHSWVYWRDVDVETAPFTILEDLMRHNKDVIVPNVWRPLPDWLGGEQPYDLNSWQESETALALADTLDEDAVIVEGYAEYATWRPHLAYLRDPYGDPDMEMEIDGVGGVSILAKAKVFRSGVHFPAFSFEKHAETEGFGKMAKRMKFSVVGLPHYTIWHLYEPSVDDIRHMEEMEQERKQREQEEKEKQDRMKKIEENFEEGASQWEKDKEAIRDTSKKEAGNKQEEKEKAADV encoded by the exons ATGCTTCCCTCATATGTATCGTCGGCCCAACaggagaagaagatgaaCCGGCATGCGTACGCGGCCAATGGCTACCAGAAGGGAGGGAGTGGTGCATATCCCATGGGCAGCGAAAGGAGTGGGAGCTTCAGCATACGGCCGGACAAGTACGAGAA ATACCAACCGCGATCACAACGAACGATGCTGTTACGGCGGCGGAACATGCTATTGCGCCTGTTTGGCATCATCTTCCTCGTCCTCCTCTCCCTGATGTACTTCTTCGATGCGTTACGACCCTGCGGCCTCCTTGCGCTGGTAGGCTTAGGCAGTCTCGCCGGCTGCTCTACCGGCGACGAGTTCAACATCGAGACAGTGCGATACTACGATCTCGCGAACGTTGGAGGCACATCCCGGGGATGGGAACGAGAAGAGCGCATTCTTCTTTGCGCACCATTAAGAGATGCCGCGCCCCATCTACCGATGTTCTTTTCACACCTTCGAAATTTGACGTACCCACACAACCTCATCGATCTGGCGTTCCTGGTGGGCGACAGCAAGGATGACACTTTGACACTCCTATCGGACCTCCTAGCTGGGCTGCAGGCAAGCGCGACGGAGAACCCAAAGATGCCATTTGGTGAGATCAGTGTTATTGAGAAGGATTTCGGACAGAAGGTCAATCAAGATGTGGAGAGTCGGCACGGTTTCGCAGCACAAGCTTCAAGAAGAAAGAGCATGGCCCAAGCAAGAAATTGGCTGCTGAGTGCGGCGTTGAGACCTACGCACAGCTGGGTGTATTGGAGAGATGTGGATGTGGAGACAGCGCCATTCACGATCCTGGAAGATTTGATGAGGCATAACAAGGATGTGATAGTACCGA ATGTCTGGAGACCTTTGCCTGACTGGCTCGGTGGAGAACAACCATATGATCTAAACAGCTGGCAAGAGTCCGAGACTGCTCTTGCTCTAGCCGATACTTTGGACGAGGATGCGGTCATCGTGGAAGGATATGCAGAGTACGCGACATGGCGGCCGCATTTGGCATACCTCCGAGACCCATACGGTGATCCAGACATGGAGATGGAGATCGATGGAGTGGGTGGTGTCAGTATCCTGGCAAAGGCCAAGGTCTTCCGCAGTGGTGTGCACTTCCCAGCTTTCAGCTTCGAGAAGCACGCGGAGACGGAAGGATTCGGCAAG ATGGCGAAACGAATGAAGTTCTCAGTTGTCGGGCTTCCCCACTATACGATTTGGCATTTGTACGAGCCCAGTGTGGACGACATCCGACACATGGAAGAGATGGAGCAGGAGCGGAAACAGCGTGAGCAAGAGGAGAAGGAGAAGCAAGATCGCATGAAGAAGATTGAAGAGAATTTCGAAGAGGGCGCATCGCAATGGGAGAAGGACAAGG